In Acidianus brierleyi, one genomic interval encodes:
- a CDS encoding AbrB/MazE/SpoVT family DNA-binding domain-containing protein, protein MEVEEIVKVSRNYQVTIPAKIRQKFQIKEGDLVKVIFDEKDNAVKITLMKEPWK, encoded by the coding sequence ATGGAAGTAGAAGAAATAGTCAAAGTTAGTAGGAACTATCAGGTAACAATACCTGCTAAGATAAGACAAAAATTCCAAATAAAAGAAGGAGATCTAGTTAAAGTAATTTTTGATGAAAAAGATAACGCTGTAAAAATAACACTTATGAAAGAACCATGGAAATAA
- the lrs14 gene encoding HTH-type transcriptional regulator Lrs14 yields MEQTQISGSRIKLPSGKDAGLVDILSFCYGLSETDVQVLIALMKGDARGTEELETELKLSKASINRSLNKLLEMALVMRIKEPGNKAGRPRYLYKAKDYGELKSKILQDIKDCSEKMADLVNQEFKP; encoded by the coding sequence ATGGAACAAACTCAGATTAGTGGATCAAGAATAAAGTTACCATCTGGAAAAGATGCTGGATTAGTAGATATATTGTCTTTTTGCTATGGATTGTCTGAAACTGATGTTCAAGTACTTATTGCGTTAATGAAAGGAGATGCTAGGGGTACTGAAGAATTAGAAACTGAATTAAAATTGTCTAAAGCTTCTATAAATAGAAGTTTGAATAAACTTCTTGAAATGGCTTTAGTCATGAGAATTAAGGAACCTGGTAACAAGGCAGGAAGACCAAGATACTTATACAAGGCAAAAGACTACGGAGAATTGAAATCAAAGATATTACAAGACATTAAAGACTGCTCAGAAAAAATGGCTG